Proteins encoded together in one Diabrotica undecimpunctata isolate CICGRU chromosome 3, icDiaUnde3, whole genome shotgun sequence window:
- the LOC140437812 gene encoding uncharacterized protein isoform X1, with protein sequence MNDYKGRSKLMVDMCLGKDKKLPGLDSACSNISENRLLPPTKIQIIEDWLLGVEPKCIYSKFNSQNEEENAEMNNEKEQKGMEEHEEDVKFISDQAINMDFLSDECDSYADNDNAMFLEKQKMNNSSNTSKSEFIEDDDDSIKDPNYIPSEDGRAKKKWFSNLKIPLRKSHPQICEELVDSKQRENDSLILKKVIDIAEHGNDVSSILFNEPIEREKHEKDKSLIVRNLLNFDNKQKSEHQMEKESEKEQHTSSSTVAQRISSVALEDKPLVEKTLRKNYKDRRDFCFYCEKDVSHFSRHISKWHSEEIDVVKILCHKVNSKERRLALSNLRKKGNFIRNRTDSALRPVKRPKLTDKSLSADQYLPCKYCLGYYKKKFLFRHTKICLSNYDKENNRRQTSQSDGQTTLLLHHFLKHDDLLKSKIFSRMRADDINLIAKKDPLICQYAYSYIKGRQSKGNIDLVRQNMRRLAKLLDFARLQNPDIKKLIDILRPKHFQLIISGVNKIAKYNPETDNYESPTLAINFGTLIKKCCDLAYINLVQIENTSDERKELKILKTLLESQWCNEVSAQACTNLNQNKWNKEELLPLTNDLKKLNIFLQTSSEELFHKLKSDENDFKIYNSLKDTLYAQVILLNRRRPAEVAQLKVQTFKSINLGGENDNEFEKCLTEAEKILLKTYSRLVIRGKRGRGVPILLSPSMKMHFDLILQCRNNFAIESDFVFHTTGRGFVDGTKIIHKYAKKCQLERPASITATKLRKHLATITQLLQFSNNDMEQLSKFMGHTLQTHCNYYRLSDKVYQTAKISKLLLLMMEGGAEKYKGKTLDEIDINLAPLSDAEEEEMENILDTNDNLTVDCKIPSTSADLDNNKEPHKKMRNLKKKRFIDRRRPWTKQQKSIIAEYFSDNIKNRKPPIEIEVKHLIEEYPEVFKERKWTCIKAVVYNMYTGKLKY encoded by the exons ATGAATGATTATAAAGGACGTTCTAAACTTATGGTTGATATGTGTTTAGGGAAAG ataaaaaattaCCTGGCCTTGATTCAGCTTGCTCGAATATTTCTGAAAATAGGCTATTACCACctacaaaaatacaaataattgaAGATTGGCTTCTGGGTGTGGAACCCAAATGCATATATTCAAAGTTTAATTctcaaaatgaagaagaaaatgcAGAAATGAATAATGAAAAAGAACAAAAAGGAATGGAAGAACACGAGGAAGACGTCAAGTTTATAAGTGATCAAGCAATAAATATGGATTTTTTATCTGACGAATGTGATTCCTATGCGGACAATGATAATGCTATGTTTCTAGAGAAACAAAAAATGAATAACTCGTCCAACACATCCAAAAGCGAATTTATAGAGGATGACGACGATTCCATAAAGGATCCTAATTATATACCATCTGAGGACGGCCGAGCTAAAAAAAAATGG ttctcaaatttaaaaattccacTAAGAAAGAGTCACCCACAAATCTGTGAAGAATTGGTTGACAGCAAACAGCGTGAAAACGATTCTTTAATACTTAAAAAAGTGATTGATATAGCGGAGCACGGAAATGATGtttcttcaatattatttaatGAACCGATTGAAAGAGAGAAGCACGAGAAGGACAAATCTCTAATAGTACGGAATCTCttaaattttgataataaacaaaaaagtgaaCATCAAATGGAGAAGGAGAGTGAAAAGGAGCAACACACAAGCAGCAGTACTGTAGCTCAAAGGATATCATCTGTTGCTCTAGAAGACAAG ccACTTGTTGAAAAAACGTTGagaaaaaattacaaagatcgaAGGGATTTTTGCTTCTATTGCGAAAAGGATGTATCCCATTTTTCGAGACATATTTCTAAATGGCACTCAGAAGAAATTGACGTAGTTAAAATATTATGTCATAAGGTTAATTCAAAAGAGAGACGATTGGCTTTATCAAACTTAAGAAAAAAGGGAAATTTTATCAGAAATCGGACAGACTCCGCATTAAGACCAGTTAAGAGGCCAAAACTTACTGATAAGTCGTTAAGTGCAGATCAATATCTGCCGTGCAAGTATTGTTTGGGTTACTAtaagaaaaaatttttatttaggcATACTAAAATTTGTCTGTCTAATTATGATAAGGAAAATAATAGAAGACAAACGTCCCAAAGCGACGGACAAACTACTTTGCTTCTACACCATTTTCTTAAACATGAcgatttattaaaatcaaaaattttctcaAGAATGCGTGCAGACGACATAAATCTTATTGCTAAAAAAGATCCCTTAATTTGCCAGTACGCATATTCGTACATAAAAGGCCGTCAAAGTAAAGGCAATATTGATTTGGTAAGACAAAATATGCGAAGACTCGCAAAACTCTTAGACTTTGCAAGGCTACAGAATCCTGATATTAAGAAACTTATAGATATTCTTCGCCCAAAGCATTTTCAACTAATAATTTCTGGAGTTAATAAAATAGCAAAATATAACCCAGAAACAGATAATTATGAGTCACCAACGTTGGCCATAAATTTTGGGACACTTATAAAAAAATGTTGCGACTTAGCATATATTAATCTTGTTCAGATTGAAAACACAAGCGATGAGAGAAAagaacttaaaatattaaaaactcttTTAGAATCCCAATGGTGTAATGAAGTTTCTGCTCAAGCATGTAccaatttaaatcaaaataaatggaACAAGGAAGAACTTTTGCCGCTTACTAACGACCTCaagaaacttaatatttttttgcaaacATCTTCAGAAGAATTATTCCACAAATTGAAATCAGATGAGAATGATTTTAAGATCTATAATTCATTAAAAGACACACTGTATGCGCAAGTCATTCTTCTTAACAGACGGCGACCAGCAGAGGTGGCTCAGCTAAAAGTCCAAACGTTTAAATCCATTAATTTGGGGGGTGAAAATGATAATGAATTTGAAAAATGTTTAACTGAAGctgaaaaaattttattaaaaacttacaGTCGTTTAGTTATAAGAGGTAAGCGTGGAAGAGGTGTTCCCATATTGTTATCACCATCAAtgaaaatgcattttgatttaattttgcaGTGTAGAAATAACTTTGCAATTGAAAGTGACTTTGTATTTCACACCACTGGAAGAGGATTTGTTGATGGAACTAAAATTATTCATAAATATGCCAAAAAATGTCAGTTGGAAAGACCTGCGAGTATAACAGCAACAAAACTTCGAAAGCATTTGGCCACCATTACTCAACTTCTTCAATTTTCCAATAATGATATGGAGCAATTAAGCAAATTCATGGGACACACATTACAAACGCATTGCAATTATTATCGTTTGTCTGACAAAGTATATCAAACGGCTAAAATTTCTAAACTTTTACTTTTAATGATGGAAGGCGGAGCTGAAAAATACAAAGGTAAAACTTTAGACGAAATTGACATTAACTTAGCTCCTCTCTCTGACGCGGAAGaggaagaaatggaaaatatcttggatacTAATGATAATCTAACCGTCGATTGTAAGATTCCATCTACTTCAGCTGACTTAGATAATAATAAAGAACCTCATAAAAAAATGCGTAATTTAAAGAAGAAAAGATTTATTGATAGAAGACGACCAtggacaaaacaacaaaaaagcaTTATCGCAGAATACTTTTCCGACAACATTAAAAACAGAAAGCCTCCCATTGAGATAGAAGTGAAACACCTTATTGAAGAATATCCCGAGGTAtttaaagaaagaaaatggaCATGTATCAAAGCTGTAGTGTATAATATGTATACAGGAAAACTTAAATATTAA
- the LOC140437812 gene encoding uncharacterized protein isoform X2, translating into MNNEKEQKGMEEHEEDVKFISDQAINMDFLSDECDSYADNDNAMFLEKQKMNNSSNTSKSEFIEDDDDSIKDPNYIPSEDGRAKKKWFSNLKIPLRKSHPQICEELVDSKQRENDSLILKKVIDIAEHGNDVSSILFNEPIEREKHEKDKSLIVRNLLNFDNKQKSEHQMEKESEKEQHTSSSTVAQRISSVALEDKPLVEKTLRKNYKDRRDFCFYCEKDVSHFSRHISKWHSEEIDVVKILCHKVNSKERRLALSNLRKKGNFIRNRTDSALRPVKRPKLTDKSLSADQYLPCKYCLGYYKKKFLFRHTKICLSNYDKENNRRQTSQSDGQTTLLLHHFLKHDDLLKSKIFSRMRADDINLIAKKDPLICQYAYSYIKGRQSKGNIDLVRQNMRRLAKLLDFARLQNPDIKKLIDILRPKHFQLIISGVNKIAKYNPETDNYESPTLAINFGTLIKKCCDLAYINLVQIENTSDERKELKILKTLLESQWCNEVSAQACTNLNQNKWNKEELLPLTNDLKKLNIFLQTSSEELFHKLKSDENDFKIYNSLKDTLYAQVILLNRRRPAEVAQLKVQTFKSINLGGENDNEFEKCLTEAEKILLKTYSRLVIRGKRGRGVPILLSPSMKMHFDLILQCRNNFAIESDFVFHTTGRGFVDGTKIIHKYAKKCQLERPASITATKLRKHLATITQLLQFSNNDMEQLSKFMGHTLQTHCNYYRLSDKVYQTAKISKLLLLMMEGGAEKYKGKTLDEIDINLAPLSDAEEEEMENILDTNDNLTVDCKIPSTSADLDNNKEPHKKMRNLKKKRFIDRRRPWTKQQKSIIAEYFSDNIKNRKPPIEIEVKHLIEEYPEVFKERKWTCIKAVVYNMYTGKLKY; encoded by the exons ATGAATAATGAAAAAGAACAAAAAGGAATGGAAGAACACGAGGAAGACGTCAAGTTTATAAGTGATCAAGCAATAAATATGGATTTTTTATCTGACGAATGTGATTCCTATGCGGACAATGATAATGCTATGTTTCTAGAGAAACAAAAAATGAATAACTCGTCCAACACATCCAAAAGCGAATTTATAGAGGATGACGACGATTCCATAAAGGATCCTAATTATATACCATCTGAGGACGGCCGAGCTAAAAAAAAATGG ttctcaaatttaaaaattccacTAAGAAAGAGTCACCCACAAATCTGTGAAGAATTGGTTGACAGCAAACAGCGTGAAAACGATTCTTTAATACTTAAAAAAGTGATTGATATAGCGGAGCACGGAAATGATGtttcttcaatattatttaatGAACCGATTGAAAGAGAGAAGCACGAGAAGGACAAATCTCTAATAGTACGGAATCTCttaaattttgataataaacaaaaaagtgaaCATCAAATGGAGAAGGAGAGTGAAAAGGAGCAACACACAAGCAGCAGTACTGTAGCTCAAAGGATATCATCTGTTGCTCTAGAAGACAAG ccACTTGTTGAAAAAACGTTGagaaaaaattacaaagatcgaAGGGATTTTTGCTTCTATTGCGAAAAGGATGTATCCCATTTTTCGAGACATATTTCTAAATGGCACTCAGAAGAAATTGACGTAGTTAAAATATTATGTCATAAGGTTAATTCAAAAGAGAGACGATTGGCTTTATCAAACTTAAGAAAAAAGGGAAATTTTATCAGAAATCGGACAGACTCCGCATTAAGACCAGTTAAGAGGCCAAAACTTACTGATAAGTCGTTAAGTGCAGATCAATATCTGCCGTGCAAGTATTGTTTGGGTTACTAtaagaaaaaatttttatttaggcATACTAAAATTTGTCTGTCTAATTATGATAAGGAAAATAATAGAAGACAAACGTCCCAAAGCGACGGACAAACTACTTTGCTTCTACACCATTTTCTTAAACATGAcgatttattaaaatcaaaaattttctcaAGAATGCGTGCAGACGACATAAATCTTATTGCTAAAAAAGATCCCTTAATTTGCCAGTACGCATATTCGTACATAAAAGGCCGTCAAAGTAAAGGCAATATTGATTTGGTAAGACAAAATATGCGAAGACTCGCAAAACTCTTAGACTTTGCAAGGCTACAGAATCCTGATATTAAGAAACTTATAGATATTCTTCGCCCAAAGCATTTTCAACTAATAATTTCTGGAGTTAATAAAATAGCAAAATATAACCCAGAAACAGATAATTATGAGTCACCAACGTTGGCCATAAATTTTGGGACACTTATAAAAAAATGTTGCGACTTAGCATATATTAATCTTGTTCAGATTGAAAACACAAGCGATGAGAGAAAagaacttaaaatattaaaaactcttTTAGAATCCCAATGGTGTAATGAAGTTTCTGCTCAAGCATGTAccaatttaaatcaaaataaatggaACAAGGAAGAACTTTTGCCGCTTACTAACGACCTCaagaaacttaatatttttttgcaaacATCTTCAGAAGAATTATTCCACAAATTGAAATCAGATGAGAATGATTTTAAGATCTATAATTCATTAAAAGACACACTGTATGCGCAAGTCATTCTTCTTAACAGACGGCGACCAGCAGAGGTGGCTCAGCTAAAAGTCCAAACGTTTAAATCCATTAATTTGGGGGGTGAAAATGATAATGAATTTGAAAAATGTTTAACTGAAGctgaaaaaattttattaaaaacttacaGTCGTTTAGTTATAAGAGGTAAGCGTGGAAGAGGTGTTCCCATATTGTTATCACCATCAAtgaaaatgcattttgatttaattttgcaGTGTAGAAATAACTTTGCAATTGAAAGTGACTTTGTATTTCACACCACTGGAAGAGGATTTGTTGATGGAACTAAAATTATTCATAAATATGCCAAAAAATGTCAGTTGGAAAGACCTGCGAGTATAACAGCAACAAAACTTCGAAAGCATTTGGCCACCATTACTCAACTTCTTCAATTTTCCAATAATGATATGGAGCAATTAAGCAAATTCATGGGACACACATTACAAACGCATTGCAATTATTATCGTTTGTCTGACAAAGTATATCAAACGGCTAAAATTTCTAAACTTTTACTTTTAATGATGGAAGGCGGAGCTGAAAAATACAAAGGTAAAACTTTAGACGAAATTGACATTAACTTAGCTCCTCTCTCTGACGCGGAAGaggaagaaatggaaaatatcttggatacTAATGATAATCTAACCGTCGATTGTAAGATTCCATCTACTTCAGCTGACTTAGATAATAATAAAGAACCTCATAAAAAAATGCGTAATTTAAAGAAGAAAAGATTTATTGATAGAAGACGACCAtggacaaaacaacaaaaaagcaTTATCGCAGAATACTTTTCCGACAACATTAAAAACAGAAAGCCTCCCATTGAGATAGAAGTGAAACACCTTATTGAAGAATATCCCGAGGTAtttaaagaaagaaaatggaCATGTATCAAAGCTGTAGTGTATAATATGTATACAGGAAAACTTAAATATTAA